The window TCTcaagattttctttcttcttcagcACTTTCTGTTTTGTCAGCATATAATTAATGAGCGTGTTCTTGAAATCCCACACTTGATATTGATATTAATTGAAGTACAAATtaattctataatattttttatcataaataaaatattaaataaaagaaacatctGATCCGAACAAAAAAGCATAATTTTAATACGTAAAaactaactagaaaaaaatccataacaattaaaaaaataacaacttaaCAGATTAATTCAGAATAacttagttttaaaataaaatattaaaatattattatttttttaaaaaaaattaaaaaatcaatcacgtTGGTTTGGCGTGGAATGAGTAAAATTGCCAAGTTTCTATGGGCATAGAGACACAAAACCCGATCAACGCCATGTGAAGGACACAGCGTCACCATCCCATGAGGAGAATATCCAAGCCCcccaatttattaaaatttaatgccTGTCCTTTTCTTCTACACTAAGAATTTTTGTAGTTatcatttcaatttcttataATGCTTTCacgttaattaatatatgaataatGTTTGACTTCAATAGTGTTTTGTCttaatttaacattttcttGCATCAATTTCAGTGAAAAAaactttagttttatttaaaagtaataaaagGACCTCTCGCTCTTGTATTATACGTGTCCAACAATTTCAGGCTTTTATAAGAGTATAATTaaagttgctttttaaagtaattttattttaaaaataatattttttattttaataacagcacattaaaataatttaaaaaataattaaaaaataatttaaaattaaaatttcatgaaaagtcTGTGCAATCGTAATCCTGAAGAAGCAGTTCCTTGGTACATTCTTTCTACGAATCCTCCCACTTTCTACAACATGACTTCTTATCCGTGGATTGTTCGATCCATGGTATCAATTTTGACGAGCATCCAAGCTCAATTCATATgaaatatattgtcaaaattGTTGTTTTGAATTCCGATTCTATCTTTGAAATTACAAGAATAAGATGCTTCTTACTAGCATGAGATTTAcgataaaataagaaaaggtCCTTGGACCACCAATAATAGAATAACATAAGGTAACGAGTTGATACAAGTTGGAGAAGGTTCCACTAtaaactaataataaataaataaaaaacaaagataatataatctcaaactattataattttaagttcGAGCCACGCGGTTGTTAATATAATAGTTACTAGaggtttacatgatcgttaacttcaggactcgtaggattagtcgagatacacgcaagctgacttggacacccatattaataaaaaaaaataaaaaacaatataatataatctCAAACCATCAACTTTAATATTGGATATTATACATGTTATTTACACTTTTATTATTGCATAATGCGTCGGTGCGCATATACAtgcaaaatctaaaataattatttatttgatcatGGAGTTATAGTATATCAATTAGATtaaatcaccaaaaaaattattaaaaagggagagaaaatatatataaaaaaacccatataaaattgataaaaataatcttaaaattcataatttttccCAACAATAGGATTTGGATATTTTTATCGCCTATACTTGGAtaagagggagagggagaggggtaAATTCATAGTTTTATGATTGTAAAGGCAGCTAAGATGTACTAAAATGAAACAATATGCAATATATGGGGACTTAAAAGAATTTAATCCGTCAATTATTATACGCGTCAACCATACGCCGTTGTTCTTGAGAAAAGTTTTCTGTTATGCACACGTGAAATTCGAAGAACATTTGTGGACGGAATGGACGTCGGGCCACAGATGCCAACGAAGCTAAGATCCACTTTTTGTGTTGTTCACTCCACTAAACGAATAGAATCCACAAGATTATAAATTCctttttcttcccttctttttcttctaaaaagttattattatccCATGTTTTAACTTTAGATAACATTCGTTATTATCCCCGATATAATgaacataatatataaaataaaactgagaaaaaattgtattttgcaGTAATGTATAAGATATAATAActgtttttatatcttatttagttataatagacatgaaataataaaatataaaaaaaattatttcatttttaatatatattgttatcaaatttacatattttaaaaaataatttattttttttactttagtttacaTCGAGTGttgaaattgataatattataataattctaGTTAAAAGATCTGGACTAACTTGACAAATTGATCTGAGATCTGAACAGGTtcgagtttaaaaaataaagaaaggatTAACTTGATCTGATACAGCAAAATATCCAGGTCAACTCGGGATAAAACATGAGTGAAAAAccggttgatttttttaaaataaaaataaaaatcttgggTCAGCTGAGTTAACTCTCCCGACCTATGACCCGAACCTTGTCTCGAGTTGACCActgagtcaggttttaaaactacaataataataacttttatttttacgcTAACTTGGTTAGCCCTCCTGATCCATGACTGGGGTCTTGCCCCGAGTTGACTCTCGAAACAAGTTTTAAAGttatgataataaccacttttcttttatgttgacCGAGGTCGATTGATCCTCCTAACACGCGACCCGGGCCTTACCCCGGGTCGATCCTTGAAGTGGGTCTTTATAGCTATGATGATAACCACTTTTATTTATGTTGAATtgggttaactcaggttgatcCTTCTAAGATGAGACCTCGACCTTATCACGGGGCGACTTtcgagtcaggttttaaaaatatgataataataattcttatcCTTATGTTAACCCGGGTCGAAGGTCAACTTCACTTATGATTCGGACCTTGCCTCAGATTAACCCATGagtcagattttaaaactataataataataatttttattcttatgctAAATCGGGTCAACTGACCTGTGACCCGAGCCTCGACCAGTGACTCGAATCTCAACCAGTGACCCGAGCTTTGCCCTAGATCGATCCctgagttgagttttaaaattatgataataatcatttttattcttacatgtcttggttgaaaaattttgaaactgagagttttttacaatgatattttaggactagaaaataataaatattatctctatCACTAGAGACATATCACTTCTATacctcatgttttgaaaatacataaattcacttaaaaattattttagagacaaatttatttctatatctTTGTCTCTTCAaccaaatacattttttttattgtctctaTCTTAGGACACTAACTAAATGCTAGGGCTACAAatgttattttcaattatattgttttgattttattaaacaaaaaatccttaaaaacaatatcattttatattgaTCCAGTTAACCCATCTAATCTGCAACTTGATTTTTAGAATaagatataacaataaaaaaaatagaagattttttttattattatttttatcaatagaCCATTTGATAATCATTTTCCTCAATAATATAAGAATTTTgttagggaaaaaaacaaattgttatttttcttcacTCCAATCAACCAAGTATTATATGTATGTTTATTCCAACTACGTCGGATATAATACGtgcatgtaaataaaacaacgaaatttatgatttaaagtAATCATTTGGGCAACGCAATGATTGCAAGTTCCAGCTTCCCAGGGTTAGTAAGAGTCACAATCTTGCCTTAAACATGCTTGTACATAACTACATACCTAGTTTGATCGTACAAAAGCAAGCATAGTAAAATGAGTGACTAACCTTGCAAATTACATGTCAAtggaatgttaaaaaaaatattacaaaataccTGTGTTTTCCATGAAGCAGTTGCAGTTGTTCACAAGTTTGTTTCGGatgtgatttaaaatattttttatttataaatatattaaaaaaatattttttccatgaaGAAGTTGCTCCCAAGTTTGTTTGGGatgtgatttaaaatatttttatttataaatatattaaaaaatatttttaataaaaacatattaaaataatttgaaaacataaaaaaattaattttaaataaaaaattaaattttttaaaaatatgctgTTCAACTGAGTTCCACATGGATTGATCTAGTTATAAAACCTGATTTAAAGATTAATCTAGTTTGAGGTATTAACTTGATTCCAcctaaattaatatgaaaatattatttttttaagtaacattaaaatggtgttgtttttataaatttttttagaaaaaatcaatgagcttttaattagattttactAATTAATCTTGTTATGAGTCAACTCAGATTATTAACtagattaaattatatatatatatatatattttaatccgaaccaatccaaatttatggccAGTCTCAAGTTAACCCAATGTATCATGCACCACCGGCGAGTTATAAGTATGGTTTAGCTGTCATTTGATGTCTTTCATTAATTGTAGTCCCCCAGCCCACGTGTGTCTCTTTATTTATCCATAATTGTAGGttatgttaggttttttttaggtaaaaaattaaatttcacatGTGACCGCCTGTTGCTTTACTGATCGTGTTTTTTCCGATTTTAATAAAGGATTTGTCATCACTTTTTGTTGAACGGAGGGAATTTGACCTTGACAGTTCGTAATTTTCTATTAGCAAGATTTGGTACTGTCGTTCCAACTTTGAATTGACaaattcatattattaatttctaATATGGGAAAGATTCAATTTCCTCATATTTTAATGTTGAATCTAATGATAATTTCAATCAGAATTTTTAAATCCGCCTTATTTAAAACTCGGATTTTAAGTTTTGACAGATTActtgtgttaattttaattttatttaaatatcaaaacgatatcgttttagttaaaaaaaacaaaagttaatagGTTGTAATCGAGTTTTTGACCAGTTCTTGCCAGGTCACTCCAGGTTTtaactttttctattttttcttaaacttaacCTGGTTCCAGCCCTGGGTCAGCCGGGTCCAGAGTCAAGCCACCAGACTAgaccgagttttaaaactatgatttcaAATCCTaactttcaaaataatttagcaATATACTACTCTATTCGGTGTTTTTGTGacttttgaaaattaataaaaaaaaaagaaaaattcaaatataaaaatatatttggtattgCGAATAcatcattgtttttaaaatttttatttattttttgttttaaattagtttttttttatttttttatatattaatgttaaaaataaatttttaaaaattaaaaattatttaatttatttttaaaataaaaaatattttaaaaaataattattattacaatgtGAACTACACTCTAAATAGCTTTTATTTTGTTCTGACCACCAAAACAAGAACGCTAATTTTAACTTtatatcaagaaaaattataCCATGCTTGTATACGGACATAAATAGATAcgaaaatgacataaaaaaaattatatatagtaaaaaaaataataaaaatatttttatctattgaaaaaaaaatattttttaatttcctgtctcctgtttctctctctctagtcTCTATCTCTTTAATGTCTGTAAATCTATTTAACAGGTGAGCCactatctaatataaaaaataatttagcttataatttataaaaaataaaatattgcaaaataataagtttctttgatttttttctcaaaatgttttttacaaaccttttaaaccaaaaacttcttatttatttccctaaaaaaaaatcctatttatttactaaatctcttagaaaaaaaacttatatgaaAGCTCCTAAataattttggttaaaaaaaatatgcagcaATTTTTAAgagaattaataaatttaacaaagtacacaaataaaaaaaatactaaacaaatCCAAACTTTAGGGCCATTTagtaataatagaaaaatccaGGAACCAAACTACAAAACCCCccaaaatcttttcaaaaaccCTCAAAATTAGGGTTTTACTTGCAGTTCTCAAAATCTCTGAGAGTCAACAATGGCAGAATCAATGTGCAGAACCCTACGAGACGGATCGTTAGAAGGAGAGCAAGCACCAGCTCTTACTATCAAAGATACTGCAGCTTCTCCTTTCGGTTTTCACGTCTTCTCTCACGTGCTCTCCCAGCTCTCCTCCTTCATTTTAGCCTCCAAATCCCAGTCCCGGTTTGTCCAATTCAAAACCACGCCGTTTCTGGTcccttttgttgttttattaatttaatcgagattaattaattgatgttGCAGTGCTATTGTGATTGTTGCGTTTTCACGGAGCCCTTCGTTTTACGTGGATTTACTGAAAAGCAGAGGGATTGATGTAAATTCATCTCATAAATGGTAAAAAGTTTTTTACTCTATACACACTGTTTGGTTATTGTGAAAGTgaaggaaatggaaaaaaatattaagtgtttatatatatataattaattcttatGTTTTTGGTAAAATCGTGttattttttgtgattgtaGAATGTGTGAAGTGATTTATGGGCGGGGACATGTGGGCtgaattattgttgttgtaggGTTCAGATTTTGGATTGTTATACGGATCCGCTTTGTTGGAAGGATCAGCTTATGGGGCCGGGAAATTTCATGGATGCTTCCCATGAAACTTCTTCAAGTTTGAGCCGTGTCTGTAAGGATGTGAAGGATTTGGACAAGCTGTACTCTATGATTCTTGAACTGGGGAAAGGCAAGTTCTGTGTGAATTTTTGTTGCTGCTTGGTTTTGTATGTGAAAGATATGGCAATAATGGAAGTAGAAGAAAAGTGGATTCTTCTGAGAAGAATTGTGCTTAAAAAACTGTTTGGTCCATCAGTTGGTTAATTTGCTAgtagttttttgtgtttttacttGCAGGGTTGGTTGGACAAGGAAAGGATCGTTTTTCTGTTGCCATAGATTCGGTAATTCTGGAACCTGCAAGTTTGAATCTCTGATAACTGTGTTTAGAATATGAAAAATTAGGGCTATGGCCATCGCTGTTAAGTTTAAATGAAGTTCAGGTGATCCTGCTGGTGTGGTCTAATGATTTTCTAGTAAATTGTTGCCTTAGGTCTATAACCAAGTTCCACTTCGTTATGTGTGGTAATATGAACAAATGGATTGTAGGTTGCTTTTCTGTGTGGAAACTTCTTGTCAAGTACTGATATGAGCCAAGAAGTATTTTGGGTTACTATATTGGATGCCTCTGTTAGAAAGTATCGTTCTGTTTTGGATGTGACCTGTGGAAACTTCCTGTGAAGTGCCAATGTTTTCCCAACAAACCTGATGAGGACAGGCTTAGCCAGAGGGAAGGCATTATTAGGGATTGTATGTCTGGTGTCTTACTTCAGAATATTAGGAGGTTCTATGCTGAAATGGATGGATTTGATTGCATTTCTTGTTTTCTCCTAACGCACGtggaataaatttgaaatatggTTCTTAGAGCAAAATATGCCAAAAGGTACTTGCATAGTGCTTTTTTGTCTCAGTTTAGTTCAGCAGGCATGCTCACATGAATAGTGCCCATGGAAAACCCAGAGAATTTGTTGATTGGTATCGAAATCATTCTCCTTATTTCTCGAGGCATGTTCTAATGCAGTAGAATGGATCCTAGGACATAGAGATGATGTTGGCTATCCTTGGGAATGACACAACGCTTCCTTCATCATTACAGTTCTTCAAAAACCTGATCAATACAGAGTATATTTATTTGCTGTTAAATCACCAAAAGAACAATTTCAATCTGTTATcataatttaatagtttttgtttAACTTGTGAGATATTGAACTTGTGGTAGTTTGtccttttatataaaattctagTGACAGCACAATATGTCAGAATGCTCAGTTTTAATGTTGAGTAGTCTTTCACGTCTTACAGCTCATATGTTTGCCCCTTTTCTTCTATGATTTCATTCTGATGGATTCTTCACAATTTTAACCAGATAAATGAAATGCTAAGACATACATCTACACCAACAGTTGCAGGCCTTATAAGCAACCTTCGTAGCCATGGTATTAGCATTTATGTTCCCCCCCAGACTTTCTCTAATTTAATGCACTGTTTTCCTTTGATATTCTGCTGTTACTTGGCTTAGAACAAGAACTATATCTTTGGtgtttaaatacataaaaattaatggtTTGCCTTTCCTTTTAAATAAATCTGACTCCTTTAGGATTGGCAGAAGGGTTTTGATGACATTGATGTGGTTTAATATTGAGTGTATATTCACTGTTGTTTCATGATTGCAGAACAGATTTCTAGCATCTTTTGGTTGTTACATTCAGACCTTCATGAAGTCAAAGTTACATCTGCTCTTGAATATCTGTCCTCTGTGGTGGCCAGTGTAGAACCACTGCATCAAACTGCTGGTGGAAAGAGAGGGGATTTAGAAAACCTCTCTTTGTTGGAACAGAACTTTGGGAAAGGAAAGCTTCAAGTCCGATTCAAGCGCCGGAATGGGCGTGTTCGTGTGGTGGTGAGtgtctctctccttttctctctttgctttctttctttctttcttctgtttttttggaAGGGTCTGGCGGGATCTGTTGCCCCTGATTATGAAGCATCAAATTGCTGTAACGgatttttattctgtttttagAATGAAGGATTTCATATTGATCAGTCAAGCAACAATTTTACATCTGTTTCATCTGAAGATGGGCTagttaatcaaattaatcaaggccTTGTGCCAAAGGTCTGTGTGGAgtgctctctctctcacacaccaGTACATGCACCCATGCACATGTGCACCCCCAAGATAGCAGATGTACTTTGTGTAACTTCACTCATTTTTCTGTAACTGGTGCTTCTTTCAACAGGTGCAGTTTAATCTAGAGTTAACAGAGAAAGAACGGATTGACAGGGCTAAGGTTGTACTGCCTTTTGAGCACCAAGGTGTGGAAACGTGGATTGATTAatagatttgattccttcacttgagattttatttaatcttagaAAGTACAAGATGTTTGCTTCTACATCAATTCTTAACCTTCGCTTTTGTTTGCTTTAGGAGACGGTGGACCTATTCATATCTATGATGGTCGAAGATCTCTTACAGAGAGCAAAACTGAGGCAACTCTTTCTTCAAGTGGGAATTCACAAAAAACTGACTCTGGTGAAGGTGAGATAATATATTTTCGTGATTCAGATGATGAGATGCCAGATTCTGACGAGGACCCAGATGATGATttggatatataatatatacatgCACTGTTCATGATTATGAACTGATGCCAGAGTGcataaattgtaaaatatagGATCTCATTTTCCGGTTGTTTGCACGTCCCTTAAAAcggaaatcaatttttattttttactatttgaCTATTTTAGTACGGCATAGGAGACCTAGAAAAAAAGGTTATTCCTCGGATCAGTGTGATGCTAATTTTTTGATAAGAGGCAGCGCTATGCTATATAAATGGATCCAGCAGACTTCTAAGCATGCAGAGGATAGCAGATGGAGGAAAGACATTAAGTGTTCTACAACAACAATGGGCATCTAGGCTAATGGGAGTGCATCCAGTCCAGGAAAAGATGGTTCTCAAGTTTGAGTTGTATCCTTGCCAGTTCAAGAACAATTTAGTGTTGTCAGCTCTATGAAGTAATTCCTTTTGCTAGCTTAAGAGGAATGCGTAATGGCCCTGTCCAGCATACATTTTCTTGCCATAAGAGAGAGCTTCAAAGTGGGTGTATGGCCTTGCCCTGATTTTAATGGAAAGGAGTAACCACCACAAGGATCACTGGACTGGTAAAACAAGTACGAGCCCATTGCATTCTCTTCACGTTGGGCAACAGTGAGGGATACAAGTACAAATCATCTAATACCCAgtatattttcacttttttgCGAGCATACTCCATAAATATAGAAAGCGCTGTGTTTTGATTTAACATAAGATTGCTATATAGGCTGACACTTGTTGCTCGTCAAGTGACTTCTTTCTAGGAGTCTGGTGTTGTTTGGTAAGTTACTGTGAGGCTTCTACATGTTCGATCCTCCAATCTTCTGAAGACTGGCAGGTTTTTTAGCTTTTCTGAGTGTGCCTTTTGGTTTTTCCACTGCCCTGAATATCTTTCTTAAGCGTGACGAAGAGTGTTGTGAGATACAGGCATTCCGAGTAATTCATGTGCTGTCTATAGTTTTGGGTCGCCTAAGATTGGATTTCGTTACAAGATGATTGAGCTCCTTTAAAAGCCGATCTCCATTTGTCAGTCGGTATATCTCAATAGGCGAAATCCATTATCTGTACCACTCTTTTATACGCGCAGCCCGCCAGTTCCCCGATTACAACATCAGAGAGTACACTAAACGAAGCACCGTCGACGCCTTCcatcaaaaccaaaccaaac of the Populus nigra chromosome 7, ddPopNigr1.1, whole genome shotgun sequence genome contains:
- the LOC133698583 gene encoding elongator complex protein 5-like, coding for MAESMCRTLRDGSLEGEQAPALTIKDTAASPFGFHVFSHVLSQLSSFILASKSQSRAIVIVAFSRSPSFYVDLLKSRGIDVNSSHKWVQILDCYTDPLCWKDQLMGPGNFMDASHETSSSLSRVCKDVKDLDKLYSMILELGKGLVGQGKDRFSVAIDSINEMLRHTSTPTVAGLISNLRSHEQISSIFWLLHSDLHEVKVTSALEYLSSVVASVEPLHQTAGGKRGDLENLSLLEQNFGKGKLQVRFKRRNGRVRVVNEGFHIDQSSNNFTSVSSEDGLVNQINQGLVPKVQFNLELTEKERIDRAKVVLPFEHQGDGGPIHIYDGRRSLTESKTEATLSSSGNSQKTDSGEGEIIYFRDSDDEMPDSDEDPDDDLDI